One genomic region from Terriglobus aquaticus encodes:
- a CDS encoding tyrosine-type recombinase/integrase → MPTEAAALRAAQALRIDANQETPQTEGGPSTIAELVDHYRLKELAGEDQGRKAFSTRAAYECYLRGWVLPRWGTHRLDQIKPVAVEEWLGSIKRSRGTKAKIRNLMSALFHHAMRYEWIERNPIKLVRQSAKREKVPDVLELHELQLLLSKLAVRERTLALLDAATGLRVSELLALRWDDVDFKNLEIRVTESIWHQVVGVCKTEASAKPVPMDEYMAEDLRRWRRNSPYPMDGDWVFASPRMKGKQPYWPDNLMKRYIRPVARQAGITKNIGWHTFRHSFGTLLKANGEDVKTVQELLRHANSRITLDVYTQAVNSHKRAAQSKVVRMMVPNVGQREVETDSLLVPRRA, encoded by the coding sequence TTGCCAACCGAAGCAGCAGCCCTCAGAGCCGCTCAAGCATTGCGCATCGACGCCAACCAGGAAACCCCGCAGACTGAAGGCGGGCCGAGCACGATCGCGGAACTGGTCGATCACTACCGGCTAAAAGAACTTGCCGGTGAAGATCAGGGACGCAAAGCGTTCTCAACACGCGCCGCTTACGAATGCTATCTGAGGGGATGGGTTCTGCCTCGTTGGGGAACACATCGGCTAGATCAGATAAAACCAGTTGCAGTAGAGGAGTGGCTGGGTAGCATCAAGCGTTCGAGGGGAACGAAGGCAAAGATTCGGAACCTCATGAGTGCTCTCTTCCATCACGCGATGCGCTACGAGTGGATCGAACGAAATCCGATCAAACTCGTGCGTCAAAGCGCGAAGCGAGAAAAAGTTCCTGACGTTCTGGAACTGCACGAACTCCAACTTCTCCTCAGCAAACTGGCGGTTCGAGAGCGCACCTTGGCGCTTCTCGACGCCGCAACCGGGCTGAGGGTCAGCGAACTCCTGGCACTCCGTTGGGACGATGTCGACTTCAAGAACTTGGAGATTCGAGTCACCGAATCGATCTGGCATCAGGTCGTCGGCGTCTGCAAGACCGAAGCCTCCGCCAAGCCCGTCCCGATGGACGAGTACATGGCTGAAGATCTTCGTCGCTGGCGGCGCAACAGCCCGTACCCGATGGATGGTGATTGGGTCTTTGCCAGTCCGCGCATGAAGGGGAAACAACCCTACTGGCCGGACAATCTCATGAAGCGCTACATCAGGCCGGTGGCACGTCAGGCCGGCATCACCAAGAACATCGGCTGGCACACCTTCCGTCACTCCTTCGGCACATTGCTGAAGGCGAACGGGGAAGATGTGAAGACGGTACAGGAGCTCTTGAGGCACGCGAACAGCAGGATCACGCTCGACGTATACACGCAGGCCGTGAACTCGCATAAACGAGCCGCACAGAGCAAGGTTGTAAGGATGATGGTGCCCAACGTGGGTCAGAGAGAGGTTGAAACTGACTCGCTTTTGGTACCCCGGCGGGCGTAA
- a CDS encoding helix-turn-helix domain-containing protein, which yields MQPLSSRPNPELDAASRKPPTSAEMHPEPLLDAAEAAAIMRIHPKTLQRYARQGIVRGLQLGSMWRFRASDIDRWISERLAG from the coding sequence ATGCAGCCCTTGTCGTCCCGTCCTAATCCAGAGCTTGACGCCGCTTCCAGAAAGCCTCCGACTTCAGCGGAGATGCACCCGGAACCGTTACTCGACGCCGCTGAAGCAGCGGCGATCATGCGCATTCACCCCAAGACGCTCCAGCGGTACGCCAGACAAGGAATCGTAAGGGGTCTGCAGCTGGGGTCCATGTGGCGATTCCGCGCAAGCGACATCGACCGATGGATATCTGAGCGTCTCGCCGGATAA
- a CDS encoding LysR family transcriptional regulator produces MSEPVEFRHLEYLVAINEGKNFTRAAEKMYRSQPAISQQIRGLESDIGFPIFLRRGRDGVTPTPAGELVLSWARTVLNERREIFAIARAIHKGEVPTLRLGFSSFVNPTLLTTFRQCYSDLFPKCEVIFSGGDSALIVQRLESDALDCGILPCPIESKTLDVIPVAHSQLVVCMRSDDPLALQTHLDIHEVAPRIRVFRDPELHPSAHAHLVHLFAEVGIPISIANSVTNPADIQWMVKEKYGLALIDQALPLEPGLTTRPIAGVNWSAQTAFVTSKNSQHIAVPFIQKFLRQEGLTVRRKRPRGVRAMPNQLELLG; encoded by the coding sequence ATGTCAGAACCAGTAGAGTTTCGCCACCTCGAATATCTTGTCGCAATCAACGAAGGTAAGAACTTCACGAGGGCGGCTGAGAAGATGTATCGCTCTCAGCCTGCCATTAGTCAGCAGATCCGTGGACTAGAGAGCGACATTGGTTTCCCCATTTTTCTGAGACGAGGCAGAGACGGCGTCACGCCGACCCCTGCCGGCGAACTCGTCTTGAGTTGGGCTCGGACGGTTCTAAATGAACGGCGCGAGATCTTCGCGATCGCACGAGCGATCCATAAGGGCGAAGTGCCGACGCTGAGGCTGGGCTTCTCGTCATTTGTGAACCCAACACTCTTGACGACGTTCCGTCAGTGCTATTCCGATCTCTTTCCCAAGTGCGAGGTCATATTCTCAGGCGGTGATTCGGCTCTCATTGTGCAGAGGCTGGAGTCAGATGCACTGGATTGCGGCATTCTGCCATGCCCCATTGAAAGCAAAACTCTGGATGTAATCCCCGTCGCGCATTCTCAGCTTGTCGTGTGCATGAGAAGCGACGACCCATTGGCCTTACAAACACACCTCGATATCCACGAGGTAGCGCCGCGTATCAGAGTCTTCCGCGATCCCGAACTCCATCCGTCTGCCCATGCGCATCTGGTCCATTTGTTCGCTGAAGTTGGCATACCCATTAGCATTGCGAACTCGGTCACAAATCCTGCAGACATTCAATGGATGGTCAAAGAAAAGTATGGCCTAGCGCTGATCGATCAAGCATTGCCACTTGAGCCCGGCTTGACCACCCGACCGATTGCAGGAGTGAATTGGTCGGCACAGACGGCGTTCGTCACTAGCAAGAATAGCCAACACATCGCGGTTCCATTCATTCAGAAGTTCCTGAGGCAAGAAGGTCTTACTGTTCGGCGCAAACGCCCCCGCGGAGTGCGCGCGATGCCGAACCAGCTAGAACTGCTCGGATAG
- a CDS encoding TrbC/VirB2 family protein yields the protein MSLRHNLKLLSRKLTQAFRVMMPSLFVLAFASVAHAQGTMDFSGAQTLMGTFKTFAIYAGAVICFGGLIFAGIRMMSGRFQDAIPGLFGALFGAGVLGWGAGWIGSLTGQSM from the coding sequence ATGTCACTTCGTCACAATCTCAAACTACTGAGCCGGAAGCTTACTCAAGCATTTCGTGTAATGATGCCGTCGCTCTTCGTGCTCGCTTTCGCGAGCGTTGCCCACGCACAAGGAACGATGGACTTCTCCGGCGCTCAGACGCTTATGGGAACGTTCAAGACGTTCGCCATCTATGCGGGCGCTGTCATCTGTTTTGGCGGTCTGATCTTCGCCGGCATTCGGATGATGAGCGGTCGTTTCCAGGATGCCATTCCGGGGCTCTTCGGTGCGCTGTTTGGTGCCGGCGTTCTTGGATGGGGTGCGGGCTGGATTGGGTCTCTCACCGGGCAGTCGATGTAG
- a CDS encoding VirB3 family type IV secretion system protein translates to MYTTKRGEPLPINQALNRPRAKLGLDLSAWMAIVFVCVTVFLVGFRMLAILSFPTLAVGAWLIVRKHPKMFQLWGLSLGQKSYYDPRKY, encoded by the coding sequence ATGTACACGACCAAGCGGGGAGAGCCGTTACCGATCAATCAGGCATTGAACAGGCCGAGAGCCAAGCTAGGGCTTGACCTCTCGGCATGGATGGCCATCGTGTTTGTCTGCGTGACGGTTTTCCTCGTCGGTTTCAGAATGCTGGCAATCCTAAGCTTTCCAACACTTGCGGTCGGTGCATGGTTGATCGTCCGTAAACACCCAAAGATGTTTCAGCTGTGGGGCCTCAGCCTCGGCCAGAAGAGCTACTATGACCCGCGCAAATACTGA
- a CDS encoding VirB4 family type IV secretion system protein, producing MTRANTELITHTPWFAKAGAACSIVPISRFVGPNIFALKGGGYGCLFSLTGLDEESLTDLELEARVRQLEGALRGLPEGSCLYQYTRVISGFDLPRQRRYKNEVTETFASDRLTHLDKTAAFRRIDLHWCLTLEPSQAKAFQRKPDENVADTSKMLSDLEKTATLLEGHLGSSLGLKLLGKAEAFQFFSYLFNLEEWSGRDQLRADTGVDRQIVKSPVAWHSDHVQVGQRHVQMFSLKTTPEASRPCLFSGLLTLDCDSVVCSTWRVKSTSAARSEIDAQEKFISFFKVGVLTRVMSGRDSASLDTGAGAKAANNNVDDLSEVIRSLDKKAQGEFSLRLLLAARSAEQLRDTAPTVHRVFVDARAQVMEETLGNLSAFYAMFPGNHKFNVFPLWLAEDHHARLSSVFAPHLGHPHSEDLDSEYLNIFETRTRTPFFQDVYVDGVRVMLIIGPTGTGKSVHGNQIISLEQKYGGYTYIFDIGGSYESVVELYGGKVDRVGKDGPRVNPFALEPTESNIKFLYSFVKLLLTNGGAELEPEDDDVIHKAVQDTYLLDAANRRLSNLFLPKKLDRYLAKWVGKGIYNAVFDNVEDSLSLSRLQCFDFQGVNNEQYADLIEPLMVWLLRRINDVLYDPANLGVPKHILIEEIFSSMKNKQLLDGALASIKTVRKNLGGVTMIGQSADDLGANADSIVNSCTSFLFLKDATFNRKRYAELFKMNEQQLALFESLQDREGLYIRRDGLTKVVTLNLDSRSYATFSTKPKDRVRRTKLIEKYGLSEGISRFAQGEAV from the coding sequence ATGACCCGCGCAAATACTGAACTGATCACACATACCCCATGGTTTGCGAAAGCGGGAGCGGCGTGCAGCATTGTCCCGATCTCTCGGTTCGTTGGCCCGAACATCTTCGCGCTGAAAGGCGGAGGTTACGGGTGCCTCTTCTCTCTCACCGGCTTAGATGAAGAGTCCCTAACCGATCTTGAACTTGAGGCCCGCGTCCGGCAGCTTGAAGGCGCTCTGCGTGGATTGCCGGAGGGTTCGTGCCTCTATCAGTACACGCGAGTGATTTCTGGGTTCGATCTTCCCCGGCAGAGGCGATACAAGAACGAGGTGACGGAGACGTTCGCGAGCGACCGTCTCACGCACCTCGACAAGACGGCGGCCTTTCGGCGCATCGACCTCCACTGGTGCCTGACGCTGGAGCCCTCCCAGGCGAAGGCGTTCCAGCGCAAGCCAGACGAGAATGTCGCAGACACATCAAAGATGCTTTCCGATCTTGAGAAGACGGCCACCTTGTTAGAAGGCCACCTCGGCAGCTCTCTCGGTCTCAAGTTGTTGGGCAAGGCCGAAGCCTTCCAGTTCTTCAGCTACTTGTTCAATCTGGAGGAATGGTCAGGCCGCGATCAGCTTCGCGCAGATACAGGTGTTGACCGCCAGATCGTCAAGAGCCCGGTTGCCTGGCATAGCGACCATGTGCAGGTGGGGCAGCGCCACGTCCAGATGTTCTCCCTGAAGACGACACCAGAGGCTTCGCGTCCGTGTCTCTTCTCCGGCCTGCTCACCTTGGATTGCGACAGTGTTGTTTGCTCGACATGGCGGGTGAAGTCCACTTCGGCGGCCCGCAGTGAGATCGACGCTCAAGAGAAATTCATCTCCTTCTTCAAGGTGGGCGTCTTGACGCGCGTGATGAGCGGACGCGATAGCGCGTCGCTCGATACCGGAGCCGGAGCGAAAGCTGCCAACAACAACGTAGATGACCTCAGCGAAGTCATCCGGTCGCTCGACAAGAAGGCCCAAGGTGAGTTTTCCCTTCGCTTGCTCCTTGCGGCCCGCAGCGCGGAGCAGCTCCGCGACACCGCCCCCACTGTGCATCGGGTGTTCGTTGATGCGAGGGCGCAGGTCATGGAGGAGACACTCGGCAACCTCTCCGCCTTCTATGCGATGTTCCCCGGCAATCACAAGTTCAATGTCTTCCCGCTGTGGTTGGCCGAGGACCATCATGCTCGCCTCTCGTCTGTGTTCGCGCCTCATCTCGGACATCCTCATTCGGAGGACCTCGACTCCGAGTACCTCAACATCTTCGAGACGCGCACACGGACGCCGTTCTTTCAGGACGTGTATGTGGATGGCGTTCGCGTCATGCTCATCATCGGCCCTACCGGGACCGGAAAGTCAGTCCACGGAAACCAAATCATCTCGCTTGAACAGAAATATGGCGGCTACACCTACATCTTCGACATCGGCGGGAGCTATGAAAGTGTTGTAGAGCTATACGGCGGCAAGGTTGATCGAGTCGGCAAAGATGGCCCTCGGGTGAATCCGTTTGCCTTGGAGCCTACCGAGAGCAACATCAAGTTCCTCTACTCGTTCGTGAAGCTACTTCTTACAAACGGCGGCGCCGAGCTGGAGCCGGAAGATGACGACGTGATCCACAAGGCCGTGCAGGATACGTATCTGCTCGACGCGGCGAATCGCAGGCTGTCCAATCTGTTCCTTCCGAAGAAGCTCGACAGGTATTTGGCGAAGTGGGTTGGCAAGGGCATCTACAACGCAGTCTTCGACAACGTCGAAGACAGCCTATCGCTCTCGCGGCTCCAATGCTTCGACTTCCAGGGTGTGAACAACGAGCAGTACGCCGACCTGATCGAGCCGTTGATGGTTTGGTTGCTGCGTCGGATCAACGACGTCCTTTACGACCCAGCCAATCTCGGAGTGCCGAAGCACATCCTCATCGAGGAGATCTTCTCTTCGATGAAGAACAAGCAACTCTTGGACGGCGCTTTGGCTTCCATCAAGACCGTTCGCAAGAACCTTGGCGGCGTGACAATGATCGGCCAGTCCGCCGACGACCTCGGTGCTAACGCAGACAGCATTGTGAACTCCTGTACCTCCTTCCTATTCCTCAAAGACGCCACCTTTAACCGGAAGCGCTACGCCGAGCTTTTCAAGATGAACGAGCAGCAGCTCGCTCTCTTCGAGAGCTTGCAGGACCGCGAAGGGCTTTACATCCGGCGCGATGGGTTGACGAAGGTCGTCACCCTGAATCTCGACAGTCGCAGCTACGCAACATTTTCGACCAAGCCGAAGGACCGTGTCCGCCGGACGAAGCTAATCGAAAAGTACGGACTCTCTGAGGGCATCTCTCGTTTTGCCCAGGGCGAGGCTGTGTAA
- a CDS encoding TrbG/VirB9 family P-type conjugative transfer protein, with protein sequence MKPPMILTVMSLLSLACGVAQASPANPPHRLEPNAPRSVTVSEAQTPPVIRAGLLQSTLILLPAEEKIATVFGGDTVDWVFDGGHVASRFISVKPKLANTTTDIHIVSDHGNEYTLQLQEISDDADAHFDSKVFIIPGDKAAKDRLTDMPVFVPAAELDKAKQEAAAAKAAQAAELKSEEAKAETYRSQYPGSLHFDFTWDEKKGKELGLQQIWHDDKFTYLRGQFQETPALYELKDGKGSLINFDFNAGLYTVPKELDNGYLTIGKKRVDFHRSGEKN encoded by the coding sequence ATGAAACCGCCGATGATCCTAACCGTCATGTCTCTTCTCTCCCTCGCCTGTGGCGTTGCTCAGGCCTCGCCTGCGAATCCGCCGCATCGCCTTGAGCCGAACGCGCCGCGTTCCGTCACCGTATCCGAGGCGCAGACGCCGCCCGTGATACGGGCCGGGCTGCTACAGTCCACCCTCATTCTCCTCCCGGCCGAAGAGAAGATCGCCACCGTCTTCGGCGGCGACACGGTGGACTGGGTGTTCGATGGCGGCCATGTAGCCAGCCGCTTCATCAGCGTCAAGCCAAAGCTCGCCAACACGACCACCGATATTCACATCGTTTCCGATCACGGCAATGAATACACATTGCAACTTCAGGAGATCTCGGACGACGCGGACGCGCACTTCGATTCCAAGGTGTTCATCATCCCCGGTGACAAGGCCGCTAAGGACAGGCTTACAGACATGCCCGTCTTCGTCCCTGCCGCTGAGTTGGATAAGGCCAAGCAGGAGGCCGCAGCAGCAAAGGCCGCGCAAGCTGCTGAGTTGAAATCGGAAGAGGCCAAAGCGGAGACCTATCGCAGTCAGTATCCGGGCAGCCTGCACTTCGATTTCACCTGGGACGAGAAAAAGGGCAAAGAGCTTGGCCTCCAACAAATATGGCACGACGACAAGTTCACCTACCTGCGCGGCCAGTTTCAGGAGACGCCTGCGCTCTACGAGCTGAAGGACGGCAAAGGATCGCTCATCAACTTCGATTTCAACGCCGGCCTTTACACCGTGCCGAAGGAGCTGGACAACGGCTATCTGACGATCGGCAAGAAGCGCGTGGACTTCCATCGCAGCGGGGAGAAGAACTAG
- a CDS encoding TrbI/VirB10 family protein, with amino-acid sequence MTDQNPNPPATVPAQREAVGPVKKSTPVIIALVVIVGLIGLANISSLVSGKKRTAPQSALPMRPATANPQQVSSFETQQATEAKRDSEDQQRRQELAAEMQQLQAAQNVPGPEAAGAPPMTSAQRSAMYGDSPNAPSKTSNVSQVQAEAKQKALEKEKVHQDAINSDTVAIDFAHPTTATPAEGPPTAQPTAVLGEREEMTPKSASETMAGSTRDDGEARRGGGAQAISDQQARLAGKSNPMAPYDFDSYQGQLYRVFEGTVLEGVVTNHIDGGLNGPILIMLTTDYYSHDHQQLLMPQGTRLIGTVQSVGNAQQRKMFVTFHRAICPDGFSLELDKYVGLDPLGTTGLATKVDHGYLQAFAAAAAVGGLGGLAQIGNSGSVLSPSTQIRDGISEQSAAEGEQVLNHFLNRLPIITLKEGSRARVYIGTDILIPSYAEHRVDLTL; translated from the coding sequence ATGACCGACCAGAATCCCAACCCGCCCGCTACCGTTCCCGCGCAGCGTGAAGCTGTGGGGCCAGTGAAGAAGAGTACGCCTGTCATCATCGCGCTTGTCGTGATCGTCGGCCTCATAGGACTCGCGAACATATCGAGCCTTGTGAGCGGCAAGAAGAGAACCGCACCGCAGAGCGCTTTGCCGATGCGCCCCGCGACCGCAAATCCTCAGCAGGTCTCCAGCTTCGAGACGCAGCAGGCGACGGAAGCGAAGCGAGATTCCGAGGATCAGCAGCGGCGGCAGGAGCTGGCCGCCGAGATGCAGCAACTCCAGGCTGCGCAAAATGTGCCAGGGCCGGAGGCAGCTGGAGCGCCGCCCATGACTTCGGCCCAGCGTTCGGCGATGTACGGCGACAGCCCGAATGCACCGAGCAAGACCTCCAATGTCTCGCAAGTACAAGCCGAGGCGAAACAGAAGGCTTTGGAGAAGGAAAAGGTGCATCAGGACGCTATTAACAGCGACACAGTCGCCATCGACTTCGCTCATCCGACGACCGCTACCCCCGCCGAAGGTCCGCCCACAGCTCAACCAACCGCCGTATTGGGCGAACGTGAAGAGATGACGCCGAAGTCAGCGTCGGAAACTATGGCAGGGTCAACTCGCGACGACGGAGAAGCCAGGAGGGGCGGAGGCGCTCAGGCGATCTCAGATCAACAGGCGAGGTTGGCTGGTAAGAGCAATCCGATGGCACCCTATGACTTCGATTCCTATCAGGGTCAGCTTTACCGGGTATTTGAAGGAACCGTTCTGGAAGGTGTCGTTACGAACCATATCGATGGCGGTTTGAACGGGCCGATCCTCATCATGCTCACGACCGACTACTACTCGCACGACCACCAGCAGCTTCTCATGCCACAAGGTACACGCCTGATTGGAACCGTGCAGAGTGTTGGCAATGCCCAGCAGCGGAAGATGTTTGTGACCTTCCACCGTGCGATCTGCCCGGATGGGTTCTCGCTTGAACTCGACAAGTATGTCGGCCTCGATCCACTCGGCACGACCGGCCTGGCTACCAAGGTTGACCACGGCTATTTGCAGGCGTTCGCGGCAGCGGCGGCGGTAGGCGGTCTCGGCGGTCTCGCCCAGATCGGCAACAGCGGCAGTGTCCTCTCGCCCTCGACCCAGATCCGTGACGGCATATCGGAGCAGTCCGCAGCCGAGGGAGAACAGGTACTCAACCACTTTCTCAACCGGCTACCGATCATCACGCTCAAGGAAGGCTCGCGTGCCCGCGTTTACATCGGCACCGACATACTCATCCCGTCCTACGCGGAACACCGCGTCGATTTAACCCTGTAA
- a CDS encoding type IV secretion system protein, which produces MSSIALLAQALPSASSGVDWLYQFTNNLTNLTTQNGGALTQLGMTELACISFFMLVSMVVNWQTSTMTFRLHHHPIQAGDLTKFLLQLIICCLLETYWVNPFPGASFGINHFFSYIAQAMVAAFDQSSLDSLLQLLKTAGDQTQMPSFTAPVQILCYFLVQILLGLASAILFLINCSAFILYGVTALFGPIFVPLLMTKTFRAKFFHFLDVLVSFAMIRAVAAAFIFVWAGFLNGFIQQTFNGNYSMEMWLANLIPCVMVFIAFIINMLFIPSMTQAIFGGASGLGESVSKLIGTAASTAIMSGG; this is translated from the coding sequence ATGTCTTCCATTGCGTTGTTAGCCCAGGCCCTTCCCAGCGCGAGTTCCGGCGTTGATTGGCTGTATCAGTTCACCAACAATCTGACCAACCTGACGACACAGAATGGCGGGGCTCTCACTCAGCTCGGGATGACGGAATTAGCCTGCATTTCATTCTTCATGCTCGTCAGCATGGTCGTGAACTGGCAAACTTCCACGATGACGTTCCGCCTGCATCATCACCCGATTCAAGCGGGCGATCTGACCAAGTTTCTCCTTCAGCTCATCATCTGCTGCCTCTTGGAGACCTACTGGGTCAACCCGTTCCCCGGTGCGAGCTTCGGCATCAACCACTTCTTTTCCTACATCGCCCAGGCGATGGTTGCAGCCTTCGATCAAAGCTCCCTGGACTCGCTCCTTCAGTTGCTCAAGACAGCCGGCGATCAGACGCAGATGCCGTCGTTCACCGCGCCGGTTCAGATCCTCTGCTACTTCCTCGTGCAGATACTTTTGGGACTGGCTTCTGCCATTCTGTTTCTCATCAACTGCAGTGCGTTCATCCTCTATGGTGTGACGGCACTCTTTGGACCTATTTTCGTCCCTTTGCTGATGACGAAAACCTTCCGTGCGAAGTTCTTTCACTTCCTCGATGTGCTCGTCAGCTTTGCCATGATTCGGGCCGTTGCCGCCGCCTTCATCTTCGTTTGGGCAGGATTTCTAAACGGATTCATTCAACAGACCTTCAACGGCAACTATTCGATGGAAATGTGGCTGGCTAATCTGATTCCTTGTGTCATGGTGTTCATCGCCTTCATCATCAACATGCTCTTCATTCCGAGCATGACTCAGGCTATCTTCGGCGGGGCATCGGGTCTGGGAGAGAGCGTATCTAAGCTCATTGGGACAGCTGCATCGACTGCCATCATGTCAGGAGGATAG
- a CDS encoding type IV secretion system protein — MSSTIVANEVRLTPKQSVLTDEIGNEVYASHYAERKLSRFVIGTETVLLLGAFGLIFSLAHRPIANRYIRIDEMGRAQAIAYTDLNYSPREGEVRTYLTDWANYRYTVSRDTIAKKYPLNYYFLSQNLASQLMGQDNQNHVVSQVVGGQIEQSDVEVKNVTITSMSEETVQGATIARGTALVTIDKLYSQRNSREPRTEHWLLSVTYYLNPKQVSDQARIFPQFETINPLGLTITEFHENRMSVDPMPVGVNAAAPAVATTQATEGAR; from the coding sequence ATGTCCAGCACAATCGTAGCCAATGAAGTTCGTCTCACGCCGAAACAGTCGGTCCTGACCGACGAGATCGGAAACGAGGTCTACGCCTCCCACTATGCCGAACGGAAGCTCAGCCGATTCGTAATCGGAACCGAGACAGTTCTCCTGCTTGGAGCGTTCGGCTTGATCTTCTCTCTGGCTCACCGTCCGATCGCCAACCGGTACATCCGGATCGACGAGATGGGACGCGCACAAGCCATTGCGTACACCGACCTCAACTACAGTCCCCGGGAGGGCGAGGTGCGGACGTACCTGACGGATTGGGCGAATTATCGGTACACCGTTAGCAGAGACACCATCGCCAAGAAGTATCCGCTCAACTACTACTTCCTGTCGCAGAACTTGGCTTCTCAACTGATGGGCCAGGACAACCAAAACCACGTCGTCTCGCAGGTCGTCGGCGGACAGATTGAGCAGAGCGACGTGGAGGTCAAGAACGTCACCATCACCTCCATGTCCGAAGAGACGGTACAGGGCGCGACGATTGCCCGTGGCACAGCCCTTGTGACCATCGACAAGCTCTACTCCCAGCGCAACTCGCGGGAGCCGAGGACGGAGCATTGGCTGCTCAGTGTTACCTACTATCTGAATCCCAAGCAGGTGAGCGACCAGGCCCGCATCTTCCCGCAGTTCGAGACGATCAATCCGCTGGGATTGACCATCACGGAGTTCCACGAGAACCGGATGTCCGTCGATCCAATGCCCGTCGGTGTCAATGCCGCCGCGCCAGCGGTAGCGACGACTCAAGCCACGGAGGGAGCGCGATGA
- a CDS encoding CpaF family protein — MSYHLILPFFPEELRELLLDPSISDLMINGTTGVYADRAGVVQHIPLSEPYTNDRLQAAIERVARILGQDLTTQNPILNTRLPDGSRVAVVGAPSSINGPTLTIRKFNRWYTSDELIDSGSMPAHVRDTVVELIGKKKNGIISGGTGSGKTTLMKAFLDHIPQNERLLIIEQPAELKVAHQNAVRWEAVEEIPGQVAITPSELLAAALRHRPDRIIMGEIRNECGYDLLQAMNTGHGGTLSTIHAKSAWDALNRLSNLALSARPNLNHAFMRSETAEAIDFVLYCERDHTGRRRVRELITVGGYSHADQSFQTEEVYRASAA, encoded by the coding sequence ATGAGCTACCACCTCATACTGCCGTTCTTTCCAGAGGAACTGCGCGAGCTTTTGCTCGACCCTTCCATCTCGGATTTGATGATTAACGGTACGACTGGCGTCTATGCCGACCGTGCGGGAGTGGTGCAGCATATTCCGCTGTCCGAGCCGTACACGAACGACCGGCTGCAGGCGGCGATTGAGCGCGTCGCGCGGATTCTGGGCCAGGACCTTACGACCCAGAATCCGATCCTCAATACCCGTCTGCCAGATGGCTCCCGTGTCGCCGTTGTCGGAGCGCCATCGTCCATCAACGGGCCGACGCTGACCATCCGTAAGTTCAACCGTTGGTATACCTCCGATGAGCTGATTGACTCAGGGAGTATGCCTGCCCATGTGCGGGATACGGTGGTCGAGCTGATTGGCAAGAAGAAAAACGGCATCATCAGTGGCGGAACTGGCTCAGGGAAGACCACGCTCATGAAGGCTTTTCTTGACCATATCCCTCAGAACGAACGCCTGCTCATCATCGAGCAACCGGCAGAGCTGAAGGTCGCTCACCAGAACGCCGTTCGCTGGGAGGCTGTCGAGGAGATACCAGGCCAGGTCGCCATCACTCCAAGTGAGCTATTGGCCGCCGCTCTGCGCCACCGTCCCGACCGCATCATCATGGGGGAGATTCGCAATGAATGCGGGTACGACTTGCTCCAGGCAATGAACACCGGACATGGTGGAACGCTTTCCACGATCCACGCAAAGTCCGCGTGGGACGCCCTCAATCGTCTCTCCAATCTTGCCCTCAGTGCGCGACCCAATCTCAACCACGCTTTCATGCGGTCTGAGACGGCAGAAGCCATCGACTTCGTGCTCTATTGCGAGCGCGACCATACAGGCCGGCGTCGCGTGCGCGAGTTGATTACAGTCGGCGGCTACAGCCATGCAGATCAGAGCTTCCAGACCGAGGAGGTCTACCGCGCCTCCGCAGCCTAA